In Arachis hypogaea cultivar Tifrunner chromosome 17, arahy.Tifrunner.gnm2.J5K5, whole genome shotgun sequence, a single window of DNA contains:
- the LOC140180821 gene encoding probable protein phosphatase 2C 25, whose translation MEDRYSAADNLRGQQKLAFFGIFDGHGGAKAAKFVANNLEKNVLDEVILTEEDSIEEAVKHGYVKTDSAFLKSDLIICF comes from the exons ATGGAAGATCGCTACTCTGCTGCTGATAACCTACGCGGACAACAAAAACtg gcattttttggaattttcgatgGGCACGGTGGTGCAAAGGCTGCCAAATTTGTGgcaaataacttagaaaagaatGTGTTAGATGAAGTGATTCTTACTGAAGAAGATAGCATTGAGGAGGCTGTGAAGCATGGTTATGTCAAGACTGATTCTGCTTTCTTGAAAAGTGATctgattatttgtttttga